CGCCGGGCAGCACGCCCGACGGCACACGCACGCTCAGGTGGGTCTCGGAGGCCGCCACGACGGTCATGGGCGTCGCCCCCAGGAGCACCGTGTTGAAGGCCTCGGTCTCGCAGAAGTTGTCGCCGTCGAGGGTCAGCAGGTCGCCCGGATCCACGGGCGTGGTCGGGTTGACGCTCGTCAGGGTGGGCGCGTCGTCGGCCACGGCCTGCGCCACGCCGTCGGGCAGGCCGGTCGCGCTGGCGGTGAGCTGCTGGGTCCCCAGCGATCCGCCCAGGGTCCAGCTGCAGTCGAGGCCGCCGTCGGCGTCGGTGGTCCCGCCGGTCGGGCTCACGCTGCCGCCCTGCCCCGCGGCCACGGTCAGCGCCTGGCCGGCCACGGCGTTGCCGTAGCTGTCCTGCGCCTCCACGCGCAGGGCGCCGAGCAGCGTCTCGCCGGGCGCGTCCTTCTGGCCGTCGCCCTCGGCCCAGACCAGGCTGACCGGCGGCCCGGGCGTCGCGGTGGCGGCGATGGGCGTCACGCTGTCCAGGGTCAGACCGACGGCGTGGGGCCGCACGCTCAGCGCGCCGGCGGCGGTCCCCAGCGTGAGCACGCTGCTCACGCGGCCGTCCGGACCGCTGCTCACGGTCTCCGGATCGAAGCTGCCGTCGCCCGTCTCCAGCGCGTAGACGATCTCGACGCCCTCCACCGGCGCGCCGCCGCCGTCGGTCAGGGTGAAGACGAGCGGCTCGGCCAGCGTGCTCCCCACGACGCCGGTCTGGCCGAGACCGCTGGTGGCCGCGAGCGCGAAGGGCGCCCCCGAGACCAGGTCGGTGTAGGTGCTGACGTTCCCCGCCTCGTCCACCGCGCGCAGACGCACCACGTCCAGCAGGCCGCCGGGCAGCTGCAGGCTGAAGGCGCCGTTGCCGCCGGCGCTGGCCATCACCGGGTCGCCACCGCTGGTCTGGTTGGTGGCGCGCACGGTGGCGCTCCCCTCCACGGCGCCTGGCTGGCCGGTGACGGTCAGCATGCCCCCGCTCGGCGCGGAGACCGTGATCAGCGCGGCCACGGGCGCGCCGGGCGGCACCACGTCCACGGGGGTGGTCGTCTTCTCGCAGGCCAGGCCGAGCACAGCCAGGCTCAGGGCGGCCAGCAGGGTCCGCAGGATCGTCGGGGACAGCCGAGTCACGTTCACCTTCCTTGGTGCCGGGGGGCGAGCCAGGTGAGGCGGCCACGTCGCGCGGTGAGGGCCACCTCGAGCTTCTCCTTGAAGTCTTCGGCACAGGGATCCCGTTCCACAAGGCAAAAGTCGGCCTGAAGTCCGGGTTTGACCTGCCCCCGCTGGGCCGCGCGCCCGGCGGCGCGCGCCGCGTCCCCGGTGACGGCGGCCAGGGCGGTCTCGGGCCGGTCGCGCCCCTCCCCGAAGATCGACGCGTCCACCGAGGCCCGCAGCGCCGGCCAGAGGGCGGCCGGCATGCCGTCCGTGCCGTAGGCGAGCGGGACGCCGCCGCGCCGCCAGTCGCCCGGCGCGCTGAAGCGTCGCGCGTAGTCCGGGCCCAGGGCGCGCGCGTAGAGGCCCCCGGGACGCCCCCAGCGGTCCATGAAGTTGGGCTGCATGCAGACGGCCACGCCCAGCGCCCCCGCCCGTTCCACCTGGCCCGGCGCGAGCATCTCCACGTGCTCCAGACGCGCGCTGCCGGGCGCGGGCCGCAGGGACTCCAGGCAGTCCAGCGCCTGACCCAGCGCCCGCTCGCCGATGGCGTGCAGGGCCACGCTCCAGCCGGCCTCCAGCGCGGCGGCGAGGGCGCGCTCCAGGGCCGCGCGCTCGTGGAGGAGGGTGCCGCTCCCGCCGTCCGCGTAGGCCGGATCCACCGCCGCCGTGCGGCCGCCGATGGAGCCGTCGAGGAAGAACTTCCGTCCCAGGGGGCGCCCGGCGGCGTCCTCGCGCGGCGCGGGGAGATCCGACAGCGGTCCGGCGTGAAAGTACTCGAGCGCCAGGGGAAAGTCCGCGGGCAGGGCGCTGGCCAGCGCGGGCAGCTCGGCGGCGCCCATGTCGGTGACGGCCGTCAGGCCCTCCGCCGCCAGGTCCCGCGCGACGTCCGCCGCCGCGACGAGCAGCCGCTCGCGCTCCAGCGGGAAGCGGCGCGCCAGGGCCACGGCGTCGCCTTCGAGCAGCAGGCCGTCGGCGCTGTCCCGCGGCGGCTCGAGGAGGGCCAGCGCGGCGCTGTTGGCCACGGCGGCGTGTCCGCAGACGCGGATCAGTCCCGCCGGGCGGCCGGGAAAGAGCGCGTCGAGCTCCGCGCGGGTGGGAAAGCGGGGATCGTCCCAGTCGCTTTCGTCCCAGCCCACGGCGATGACGGGCCCGTCGGCGGGCGCGGCCGCCAGGCGCTCCCAGAGTTCGGCGCGACGCGCGAGGCCGGCCAGGTCCACGCGCAGCCGGCGCCGCGCCTCGTGGAAGAGGTGCAGGTGCGCGTCGCAGAGCCCTGGCAGCAGGGTCCAGCCGCCGAGGTCGATGCGTCGCGCCTCGCCCTCGGGCGCCACGAAGCGACCGGCGGCGAGCTGTACGGCCTGCGGCGCGGCCGGGGCGCCGTCGCCGCGGTGCACGGTGAGTCCGTCCAGGCGCAGCGGCTGAACGGGGTCGACCGCGAGCGCGGCGGCGAGGAGCGCGGGGCCATCGGTAGTGGTTCGCATGGATTCCTCGGCTTGCAGCTGGAGTGGAGTCCCTTTATAAATCGGGGGTCATGACACCGCAAGCGCCACCCGAGCCGCCGGGACGCCGGCCGCGTCCCCGCGCGCGGCGCTGGCTGCTCTTTGCCGCGCTGGCGCTGCTGCTGGGCGCCTGGGCGGCCCTCGATCTGCTCCCCCGGCTGGCGGGCGGCCTCCTCGGCCAGAGCTGGACGCGTGCGGGCGGCGCGGGCGGCGAGGACTGGGACCAGGTGCAGGTGGTCTGGGATCCCACCGATCCGCGCAAGGCGGCGGCGAGCGCCGAACCCGCGGCGCCCGTGCCCGAGGCCGTCGAAGCGGACCCCGACGACGCGGAGCCGCTCGCTGTCCCCGAAGCGACCCCGGCGCCCACGGACGACGGCGTCGCGCCCGGCGACGCGCCACCGACCGGTCAGCCGGCGCCGCCCGGCGAGGGCCCCGCCGCGGTCCCGTCCCCCGACAGTCGCGGCGAAGGCGGCCCCGAGGGCCTCGGCCGCCGCTCCCCCCGCATCCTCTTCGCCGCCTGGCCGCGCCGCGAGCTGCTCGCCTCGCTGGATCGCAGCGGCCGTCTGCGCTACCGTGTGCGCGTCGAGGCCGACGGCCAGGTCTCCGAGTGGCAGCTCGTCGACGACGGCGGCTTCCGCTGCGCGCCCTGCCGCGACGAGGCCGACCGCATCATCGCGGCGATGCGCTTCGCCCCCGGCACCCTCGACGGCAAGCCCGTCGCCTGCTGGGTTCCCTACGAACTGAGCTTCGAGAAGGGTGGACGATGAAGCACTCCCTGGAACAGGTCCAGGCCGCGCTCGCGGACGAAGGACTCGCCGGCTGGCTGCTCTACGACTTCCGCGGCTCCAACCCCCTGGCCCTCGAGCTGCTGGCGCTGCCGGCCGGCGCCCTGCTCACGCGGCGCTTCTTCTACTGGATCCCGGCCGTGGGCGCGCCGGTGCGCCTGCAGTCGGCCGTGGAGCGCCATCACTTCGCCCACCTGCCGGGCGAGCAGCGCCTCTTCCGCGGCTGGCGCGAGCTGGCCGCGCTGCTGCTCGATCTGCCCAAGGACCGCCCCATCGCCATGGAGTACTCGCCCGGCGGGGCCATCCCCACGGTGTCCCACCTGGACGCGGGCACGCTGGAGTGGCTCCGCGAGCTGGGACTCGAGATCGTGAGCAGCGCCGACCTGGTGCAGCGCCTCGAGGCCCCGTGGAGCGAGGCGTCGCTTGCGAGCCATCGGCGCGCGGCGGCGGCCATCGAGACGGTGCGCCGCGGCGCGATCGGACGCCTGCGCGAAGCGTTGCGCAGCGGCGCGCCGCTCACCGATCGCGCGCTGCAGCAGTGGATGCTCGCGGCCATCCGCCAGGCCGGCCTGGAGACCAACGCGCCCCCCATCGTCGCCTTCGGGCCCGACAGCGGCAACCCGCATCACGAGTGCTCCGACGCCACGCCGCGCGCGCTCGTCCGCGACCAGGTCGTGCTCCTCGACTACTGGGCGCGGGAGCCGGGGCCGGAGGGCGTCTACGCAGACTTCACGTGGATGGCCTTCGCCGGCACGCAGCTGCCCGAGGACGTGGCGCGCGCCTGGACGGCGCTGCGCGCCGCCCGCGATACGGCGCTCGACTTCCTTCGCGACCGCTTCGCCGCCGGCGATCCGCCGCAGGGCTGCGAG
Above is a genomic segment from Candidatus Latescibacterota bacterium containing:
- a CDS encoding amidohydrolase family protein, producing MRTTTDGPALLAAALAVDPVQPLRLDGLTVHRGDGAPAAPQAVQLAAGRFVAPEGEARRIDLGGWTLLPGLCDAHLHLFHEARRRLRVDLAGLARRAELWERLAAAPADGPVIAVGWDESDWDDPRFPTRAELDALFPGRPAGLIRVCGHAAVANSAALALLEPPRDSADGLLLEGDAVALARRFPLERERLLVAAADVARDLAAEGLTAVTDMGAAELPALASALPADFPLALEYFHAGPLSDLPAPREDAAGRPLGRKFFLDGSIGGRTAAVDPAYADGGSGTLLHERAALERALAAALEAGWSVALHAIGERALGQALDCLESLRPAPGSARLEHVEMLAPGQVERAGALGVAVCMQPNFMDRWGRPGGLYARALGPDYARRFSAPGDWRRGGVPLAYGTDGMPAALWPALRASVDASIFGEGRDRPETALAAVTGDAARAAGRAAQRGQVKPGLQADFCLVERDPCAEDFKEKLEVALTARRGRLTWLAPRHQGR
- a CDS encoding aminopeptidase P family protein: MKHSLEQVQAALADEGLAGWLLYDFRGSNPLALELLALPAGALLTRRFFYWIPAVGAPVRLQSAVERHHFAHLPGEQRLFRGWRELAALLLDLPKDRPIAMEYSPGGAIPTVSHLDAGTLEWLRELGLEIVSSADLVQRLEAPWSEASLASHRRAAAAIETVRRGAIGRLREALRSGAPLTDRALQQWMLAAIRQAGLETNAPPIVAFGPDSGNPHHECSDATPRALVRDQVVLLDYWAREPGPEGVYADFTWMAFAGTQLPEDVARAWTALRAARDTALDFLRDRFAAGDPPQGCEVDAVARALLERKGYGEAFVHRLGHSIGREDHGPGANLDDLETREERRLIEGVAFSVEPGIYGPAFGLRTEVDALHWRGALLVSGELQSEIELLG